Below is a window of Plasmodium gaboni strain SY75 chromosome 11, whole genome shotgun sequence DNA.
gttttttcttttattaaacattattttttcgacatatatatagaatatatgtgatatatattttatatataaattatgaaatatttcaattttattacacaaaataaataaataaatcaatAAATAAGTGGGAACGCCTTTAATGTGAATATTTACACACATATTAGATTAGGTCTTCTTTATTGTAGTTCTCCCATTTATTACAGCataagttatatatatatatatatatatatgtatatatatacatatatgaatttattAGAAGAATGccttaatattttattcagGCATCgtgttaatatattcaatgTGTTAGTCTATGTACACAGGACAGTTgtcatatattaattatgaaatttaaaaaaaatttatttgttaaattattttaataaaagtCTTATATGTTTGgacaaaaaaataaaaaaaaaataaataaatataattaatataatataaaaagataaatacaaattagaataaaaaatatatatatatataattatattaagTTAATTTTAAAGATCTCTTCTAAATTTAATTTGGGTGTTTGTACATTATGAGAttcaataatattattataattctcactattaatattaattaaaacAAGAAAATCAATTTTTGGAatcctttttttaatttttttattttcatcaaaTATTAAAGTTGATATTTCTTCTCCCTCATTCACTAAGTCTTGATAAATATCATCCTTAAAAttgatataatttttatatttgttcaatgaatgattataaattttcatcattttgGTAGCTTCTAACTCCACGTTTGCAgataattctttattaataCAATGAATAgaataattaataaaattataatgcTCATTTATTGATTCATCCATAGaattataatgattataagaataattaccttttttttgtttacTAATCTCCATATTCTCCTGATTGTTACTTCCACTACGTACTAATAAATTTTCtaataaatcaaaaataCCTGTATTTGCTTCATTAAAACTGTTATATTTGTGTGTCAATAATTCACTTATACTTTCTTGATTTATAGAAGGATctaatatttcttttattttatcaaataaCCATTCATTAGCATATGGTAATGaactattattataaatttctTCTACCATTCCTTCTGTCTTATTTTCCTGTACAGTCAGGNNNNNNNNNNNNNNNNNNNNNNNNNNNNNNNNNNNNNNNNNNNNNNNNNNNNNNNNNNNNNNNNNNNNNNNNNNNNNNNNNNNNNNNNNNNNNNNNNNNNNNNNNNNNNNNNNNNNNNNNNNNNNNNNNNNNNNNNGCTCTTTTTCTTCCTGTACGGTCAGGTCATTTTCTTGCTGACCTATTAGCTCTTTTTCTTCCTGTACGGTTAGATAATTTCCTTTTTCACTTATATCatttgaataattatatttattattttttgtcGATACCATATgatcattattttcattgaatgaatatttatcaGTAACATCATCACTAGTACAATAATCTGCATAAGCGCTAATATCACTGAGGAAAGGGGatttatcaatattatctttgagtttgttttttttttttttctttttcctTCGAATATCTTTGTTTGTATTGTCACTAAGTGACTCTGGTTCGATATTATTTTCGacttttaaattattttccttttgttcattttcattaattGTTATACTTTCGTTTGGTTTATCCTTAAGTgatagaaaaaaaaaaaaattaaaaggACAAATGTataagataatatatttttgaaaagttacaaatggatatatatatatatatatatatatatatatatatatatatgtatgaatgtatgtataatttttttttttttttttttttttttttaagtatttaattttatacTTCATATCCGAAGATACTCCAAAAAGTGGCATTTGCATTAGAATCCTGAGACAgaaaagtaaaaatatatatatatatatatttataatattatggacatttatatatttgtatatattaaggTTGTTATTTCTCTTTATAGTTTCTTAACatatactatatatttattatgtttttaaataaaattcaagttatattttgaaaaaaatgttaGAGTATGGaattattcttataatatatgatataaatataaaaaaaaatatatatattattatattatatgaattatattttattttttcttttaaaatttttacattttcattgttataattaattaaattcCACATGGTaacttaaaaaaataccTACGGAAGAGTCACAAACATaagatgataatattgatTCTATGAACAGAGAAAATATACGTTACAGTTAATTGTAgaagtaaaaaaataattatataaataaataaatatatatatatttatttattttaatcaatgatttttaaatgtgtagaaaaatcattatataaacaaaataagtggacaaaaaaaaataaaaaaaataaataaataaaataataaaataataaaataatattccgtttctaatatatatctaaatattttattttatttttattggTGATTATATGAAATCCATGTTACATGTATATAAGAAtagttttaaaaaaaaaaaaaaaaaaaaaaaaaaaaactataataaaataaaacattaaggaaaaaaaaaaaaaaaaaatatatataatatatatatatccaatgataatagaaaaaaaaaaaaaaaaaatgcctttattttattttacttttctttatgttttgttttattttatttattataaatttttttttttttttttttttttttttttttttttttttttttttttttttttttttaatatttttttttttttaaaaaattaaaaNNNNNNNNNNNNNNNNNNNNNNNNNNNNNNNNNNNNNNNNNNNNNNNNNNNNNNNNNNNNNNNNNNNNNNNNNNNNNNNNNNNNNNNNNNNNNNNNNNNNNNNNNNNNNNNNNNNNNNNNNNNNNNNNNNTTGGTTTTCTGTTGTTGTTGTTTCCATATTTGTGTgcatattttatttattataagGACTTAAAACCAAGAGCTTGGTTTTAAATATTGAAGAAGAAAgtataaagaaaaaaaaaaaaaaaaaaaaaaaaaatataaaaaacaagtgaaaaaaataagatcaaaaaatatttatattaaaatgaaaaatataaatatttaaaaattgaaaaagaaaataatatttttttaaataattttatataacaggtatttatttatatatattacatattatatataaattcaaATATGAAGTAggtaatttttttttttttttcaaattcGTTCCTccaatatataatataatatatatatatatatataatatatttatatatgtacatatatatattaaataatatatatattaataaataatacaatataaaatacaaaataaataatacatataatacTGTTTTTTTAccaaataatatatacttattaatatatttatcaatattgttatatatatatatgtaatatatatatatatataataaataatacaatataaaatacaaaataaataatacatataatacTGTTTTTTTAccaaataatatatacttattaatatatttatcaatattgttatatatatatatgtaatatatatatatatatatatataatatatttatatatatttttatatatatttaaaaaaaaaaaaaaactgctctcaaaataataaattccatatataattattaataaaaaaatatataggaacaaatataattataaaataagtTTTGAAATTTGTGAAGAacttatttatatattattgttatgaaatataaagaaaaaaaaaaaaaaagaaaaaaaaaaagtaaataaaataataaaaataaataaaaaagaaatataatattatataatatatatatatttttaatcataaataaaataaattcaactcatatattttttactaagatatataaatgtatataaatatatatatatattttatatatttaccTTTTAATATTGGGGTTAATGAGAAATTTTATTTGGGGAGGATCTCAATATTTATGTGTTTAACaatccatatatataaaccTTAATATTTAGAACCctccttttttttttttcttttttttttctttttttttcttaatataaatattttttgcACATTTGAGttgatattttaaaaatattagaGAAGAAACTTTATAttaagtttttttttaaaaaatattaattttataattcttcTTAAGGATTACCaaattgttatatat
It encodes the following:
- a CDS encoding hypothetical protein (conserved Plasmodium protein, unknown function), with the translated sequence MWNLINYNNENDSNANATFWSIFGYEDKPNESITINENEQKENNLKVENNIEPESLSDNTNKDIRRKKKKKKNKLKDNIDKSPFLSDISAYADYCTSDDVTDKYSFNENNDHMVSTKNNKYNYSNDISEKGNYLTVQEEKELIGQQENDLTVQEEKEXXXXXXXXXXXXXXXXXXXXXXXXXXXXXXXXXXXXXXXXXXXXXXLTVQENKTEGMVEEIYNNSSLPYANEWLFDKIKEILDPSINQESISELLTHKYNSFNEANTGIFDLLENLLVRSGSNNQENMEISKQKKGNYSYNHYNSMDESINEHYNFINYSIHCINKELSANVELEATKMMKIYNHSLNKYKNYINFKDDIYQDLVNEGEEISTLIFDENKKIKKRIPKIDFLVLININSENYNNIIESHNVQTPKLNLEEIFKINLI